CAGGGGCCTTTAATGATTTTGTCGAGTTGCAAAGTGGTAGCAATGTGAATGGTAATGGTAAGGAACAATGGAAAGAGGTGAGAGATAATCGTACTAAGAAGGCTGTTATTCAACAGGAAATTCAAGCAACCACTAGAAAAGAAATATTTCTAGTTAATCAAGGTGAAAGACAGCAGGTGCAAGTGGGAAACAAGTTTGCAGTTTTGGAACTTGAGGAAGATGGGCATGTAAATACTATTGTGGTACAGAAGCTGATTCAAACTGTTAATAATGTTGTGGTAGTGCACAAAATGGGGGGATATCATGAGGCTAACAATCAGTTGGTAGTAGTAGAAGATAGTAATAATTGAACTCCTACACCTAGTCCAGTTACTATTGGGAAAACACTTAATGCAGTAGCACCAAAATTTAATCCTAAGTGTCCTGGGACTGGGGTGTCTAAGGAAGGTAATAAAAGCAGCTCGATCGACAAAGTTAAGGACACATTTGCAGCAAATAAAGAGTCTACCTCACAATGGGTGCAAAACTTTTTGGTGGTAATTTAGTTGCTATCAATACATCATGCCAGGAAATCCCATCTCAAGACTCACTTGATGCAGATACTTTGCTAAAAGTTTCTGGAAAAAGTCAGTTGGGTGATGACAAGTTATGGAGTGATCAAATTGAGGAGGATTCGGAGGAGAGTGAACTACTGGGAGATGAGGAAGATAGTGCTGAGCTAAAGATGATAAAGATGGAAAAGAGGAACAAAGTATGAATAGACAAAGTGTAAAAGTTGTGACAGCACACAATGACAACCAATAACTTCTTGAATCTCCAACTGTGCAAGAAAGTGAGAAACAAAAGCTGCAGATACAGAATTCCCCTGTAGCTATAGTTACTCCTAATAGGATTAATGACCACCCTAATGTGGAGAATAATTTGTTGAATGATCCTGTGGGTACTAGAAGAGATAAAAGTGGTATAGGTGATGAGCCAAACTCTGCTGAGATTGACAAATACGATATGAATAGGCAACAGAAAATGGAGGAGCAGCTTATTGCAAATACTGTTCCATTGGATGTTGCGGGAAAAAAAGCCAATGAAGGGAAAGCTAATGCTGAAAAATCACTGATCCCCAATCCTATGAGAAATCAACTGGCAGCTCAACAGAAGGATCATAGTGATTATGAGAATGTGGAAGGCAAAATGAGATATATGGATGAAGAATCTACGGCATAGAACTTTATGAATGTGGCAAGGCAAGGTGATCTTTCACCTAAAGCAATTGAGAAAGAAAAATCTGCTGGGAGGGAAAAGAAGAAGCAATCCAGAGAGAATCAAAGTGTAGTTCCATCCGGGATTCAAATAAGAAAGACCCTATCTAAATCGCACAATCAATGATAAATGCTATAATTTGGAATGTGAGATCAGTGAATACAGAGAAAGCCTTTGAGAGGCTTGTCAATATGCAGAGACAACATCATTTTTAATTTATAGGGATCATGGAACCAATGTTAAAATCAAGAAAGGTAGAAAGTATAGAAGAAAGATTGGAATGCCACAAGCCTTCGTTAATCTCTCAAATAAAATTTGGGTGTTTGTAGATGAAGATTATGGAGTTGATATCATCATTAGTATGGAGAAATAGCTGACCTTAAAACTGACAAACATGGATACCCAGATGTCTTTCATTGTTACCTTTGTCTATGCAAAATGCGATTCTACTAAAAGAATCGAGTTGTGGGACAGATTATATGCAATTGCAAGGGATATGTCTCTTCCTTGGCTAGTCAGAGGATATTTTAATGTTATTTGGGATAAAGAAGAAAGGATTGGTGGCCTGTCCGTGCATATGAATGAAGTTCTTGATTTTAGGCATTGTGTAAATACATGCAACTTATTTGATCTTGTATTTAAAGGGAGTATATACACTTGGTGGAATGGGCGAGGTGAAGATGACTGCATTTTTCAGCGACTCGACAGATGCTTAGCCAATGTAGAATTTCAGCAGATGTTTGCAAGATTAGAGATTACTCATCTATCTAAGATAGGTTCAGACCACCGCCCGATGATGTTGAGTGTAAATGCCTCGACAGTGCCAATTAAGAAAACATTCAAATTTCTTAATTTCTGGACCAAGCATATATCATTCAAAGTTGTTGTAGCAGAGAACTAGACTGCTGATTTACATGCTAAA
This sequence is a window from Nicotiana tomentosiformis chromosome 5, ASM39032v3, whole genome shotgun sequence. Protein-coding genes within it:
- the LOC138892216 gene encoding uncharacterized protein, giving the protein MDTQMSFIVTFVYAKCDSTKRIELWDRLYAIARDMSLPWLVRGYFNVIWDKEERIGGLSVHMNEVLDFRHCVNTCNLFDLVFKGSIYTWWNGRGEDDCIFQRLDRCLANVEFQQMFARLEITHLSKIGSDHRPMMLSLKKVKKALLIWSKDTYGNIFQNIASLEEVVLVHEVQFELNHSFQNRERLMKVQAEFIKYLALEE